A single window of Octopus sinensis unplaced genomic scaffold, ASM634580v1 Contig18745, whole genome shotgun sequence DNA harbors:
- the LOC115231603 gene encoding uncharacterized protein LOC115231603 has product MGLSAESNNKNSIVDAGVLSLGLDNGTRTNINNNPTVGSRAAPTNFHSMSAIIKDVKCVSETEWVSQVFYAIKERFGRMPRGGWDLILKKFNEKYLKCSSLYQLKKMVKPLNGNQNVGKRGDCSEGKSNMNIEISNFKNCLEELKVQLERIKSIPRESRKPTPKIQKNRVKTNILSGLNSAIYRITEDNPPQNMDQITDILYAAQQALPQSEKKNVMDILCRYGYKKSKKGELMRIEALMNDLIRIKEKQISIYNSRKEFRKDNACFELNRRRFYRNLSSNNEITLYGFDDDDCLLFWENVWRKKNMDHVSYNCVDVRSTGGEPMEPQFTNELVKDMLKYAPDWKACGCDGTYNFFIKKIKSLHEFLCNEVIRIIKGEYMPESWFYTGLTYLIPKKDDCENPKDLRPITCMPTLYKLVTKCVNVKLSDFVDGFGLISDNQLGTRKQCQGAKEQALINQCLNKEYGNSLYSAWVDVKKAFDSVDHQFLFHILDSSGIPLWIINFVKSIVKKWKVNLHLDGRKIGSVKLTRGILQGDSLSPLLFVMVMDPLSRILNSKFPKLQINQEDLNMLTYSTNHLFFIDDLKIFALKEDSVIKMMEAVKEFFDIVGLEMNSEKSASNVKSLSCCETLEGINGYRYLGVFEDGGSNVLKNKPYEFDDIDKQIRRLLMTLKLHLQPANKERLYLDRKTFGRGLASISFKSELILMQFLKSLEKQSAVCLRRSGILRVIKTKKWHLATIAGFLTSKYAIADTESIDINSLKDIQKKYLLNKIKSNSLHSVMFKCLDESNVDLSTSSEWLAKGNNGPRSEALYCLLQDRNLFFANTRPLCNHCKKSKQTVDHLATQCGKMLNSDYLRRHDEVVKCVHLHICRMYGIKKNRKLKTHSVQSILSTQNVEIRVDTSIITENKVNFNKPDIFVYDKIKKEITLIEVGITSQDRLKQVEVEKLHKYDFLANELSLLYECQVKIILVVLTWDGVVTRCFKNYMDKLYIEKSTMTYIQSVVLKRTLESMIIEHKHGMKITGEEYASATDQLVEMACRQDTPFKDKRRTTTDAEIENEEEQAADSSPKRRRETTNQD; this is encoded by the exons ATGGGCCTTTCTGcagaatcaaataataaaaacagtataGTGGATGCAGGAGTGTTGTCTCTGGGGCTGGATAACGGCACAAGaactaatattaacaataacCCTACAGTTGGAAGTCGTGCTGCACCAACTAACTTTCATTCCATGTCCGCCATTATTAAGGATGTCAAGTGTGTCTCTGAGACTGAATGGGTGTCTCAGGTGTTCTATGCTATCAAAGAAAGATTTGGAAGGATGCCTAGAGGTGGCTGggatctcattctgaaaaagTTCAATGAAAAATACTTAAAGTGCTCAAGTCTATATCAACTAAAAAAAATGGTCAAACCACTAAATGGGAATCAAAATGTAGGGAAAAGAGGCGATTGTAGTGAAGGAAAATCTAACATGAATATTGAAATTTCTAACTTCAAGAATTGTCTTGAAGAACTCAAAGTCCAACTCGAAAGAATCAAATCTATTCCTAGAGAGTctcgaaaacctaccccaaaaATCCAAAAAAATAGAGTGAAAACTAATATTCTGTCTGGATTGAATTCTGCAATTTATCGTATTACAGAAGATAATCCTCCACAAAATATGGATCAGATTACAGACATATTATATGCTGCACA ACAAGCATTACCtcaatctgaaaagaaaaatgtaatggaTATTCTTTGCCGCTACGGGTATAAAAAATCTAAAAAGGGAGAGCTAATGAGAATTGAGGCCTTAATGAATGACCTAATCAGAattaaagagaaacaaatatcCATTTATAACTCGAGGAAAGAGTTCCGAAAAGACAATGCGTGCTTCGAATTAAACCGTAGAAGGTTTTACCGAAACTTATCGTCGAATAATGAAATAACCTTATAtggctttgatgatgatgactgcttgTTATTCTGGGAGAACGtctggagaaagaaaaatatggatCACGTTTCGTATAATTGTGTGGATGTGAGGTCTACCGGTGGTGAACCTATGGAACCTCAATTCACAAATGAGTTGGTTAAAGATATGCTCAAATATGCGCCTGATTGGAAGGCGTGCGGATGCGATGGAACATATAACTTTTTcatcaagaaaataaaatcattacaTGAATTCTTGTGTAATGAAGTAATCCGGATAATCAAGGGTGAGTACATGCCCGAGAGTTGGTTTTACACAGGATTAACTTACTTGATTCCAAAAAAGGATGATTGTGAGAATCCAAAGGATTTACGTCCTATAACGTGTATGCCAACTTTGTACAAGCTTGTAACGAAGTGTGTGAATGTTAAACTCTCTGattttgtggatggatttgggcTGATTTCAGACAATCAACTTGGAACCAGAAAGCAATGTCAGGGTGCGAAAGAGCAGGCACTTATTAATCAATGCCTGAACAAGGAATATGGAAACAGTCTGTACTCTGCTTGGGTGGATgtaaagaaagcctttgactcggTTGATCACCAATTTTTATTCCACATATTGGACAGCTCTGGAATTCCACTCTGGATTATTAACTTTGTGAAAAGTATAGTCAAGAAGTGGAAAGTAAATCTACATCTTGATGGAAGGAAAATTGGTTCAGTAAAGCTAACCCGAGGAATTTTACAAGGAGATTCATTATCCCCATTGCTATTTGTTATGGTAATGGATCCCCTAAGCAGGATCCTGAACTCTAAATTCCCCAAATTGCAAATTAATCAGGAGGATCTAAATATGTTGACATATTCTACCAATCACCTATTTTTTATTGACGATCTAAAGATATTTGCTCTTAAAGAGGACAGTGTTATTAAAATGATGGAAGCTGTTAAAGAATTTTTTGACATCGTTGGCCTGGAGATGAACTCTGAAAAATCGGCCTCTAATGTCAAATCTTTATCATGCTGTGAGACTTTGGAAGGAATCAATGGATATCGCTATTTGGGCGTATTTGAAGATGGAGgaagtaatgtcctcaagaataaa CCATATGAATTTGATGACATTGATAAACAAATACGTCGACTGCTCATGACACTCAAGTTACATCTCCAGCCTGCAAATAAAGAAAGGCTGTATTTAGACCGCAAAACTTTTGGAAGAGGACTTGCCTCTATCTCGTTCAAGAGCGAATTAATACTCATGCAATTCCTTAAAAGCTTGGAAAAACAGTCGGCTGTGTGTTTGCGAAGGTCGGGGATTCTGCGagttattaaaacaaagaaatggcATTTGGCTACAATCGCAGGATTTCTTACCTCTAAATACGCTATTGCTGACACAGAAAGCATAGATATTAATTCTCTCAAAGacattcagaaaaaatatttgctAAACAAAATAAAGTCCAACTCACTACACTCTGTTATGTTCAAATGCCTGGATGAATCAAATGTCGATCTTTCTACTTCCTCAGAATGGTTAGCCAAAGGAAATAATGGCCCCCGAAGTGAAGCATTATACTGCCTTCTGCAAGATAGAAATTTGTTTTTTGCAAACACGAGGCCGTTATGCAATCATtgtaaaaaaagtaaacaaactgTTGATCATCTGGCCACTCAGTGTGGTAAAATGCTCAATAGCGATTATCTCCGAAGACATGACGAGGTGGTTAAATGTGTCCATCTTCATATTTGTCGAATGTATGGAATCAAAAAGAACAGGAAATTAAAGACTCATTCAGTTCAGTCGATATTGTCAACTCAAAATGTAGAAATTAGAGTTGACACGTCaattataacagaaaataaagtcAACTTCAATAAACCGGATATCTTTGTTTATGACAAGATTAAAAAGGAAATAACCTTAATCGAGGTGGGCATAACATCTCAGGACCGCTTAAAACAAGTGGAAGTTGAGAAACTTCACAAATATGATTTCCTTGCAAATGAACTATCACTACTCTACGAATGCCAAGTTAAAATTATTCTCGTGGTTCTGACCTGGGATGGTGTTGTCACAAGatgcttcaaaaattatatgGATAAACTATATATTGAAAAATCTACAATGACATACATCCAATCGGTTGTGCTCAAAAGGACGCTAGAGAGCATGATAATTGAACACAAGCATGGAATGAAGATAACTGGCGAGGAATATGCCTCTGCGACCGATCAACTAGTAGAAATGGCATGCCGCCAGGACACTCCATTCAAAGATAAAAGACGCACAACAACTGACGCAGAGATAGAGAATGAAGAGGAACAAGCAGCAGACTCTTCTCCTAAAAGGAGAAGAGAGACTACCAATCAGGATTGA
- the LOC115231604 gene encoding uncharacterized protein LOC115231604 — MPESWFYTGLTYLIPKKDDCENPKDLRPITCMPTLYKLVTKCVNVKLSDFVDGFGLISDNQLGTRKQCQGAKEQALINQCLNKEYGNSLYSAWVDVKKAFDSVDHQFLFHILDSSGIPLWIINFVKSIVKKWKVNLHLDGRKIGSVKLTRGILQGDSLSPLLFVMVMDPLSRILNSKFPKLQINQEDLNMLTYSTNHLFFIDDLKIFALKEDSVIKMMEAVKEFFDIVGLEMNSEKSASNVKSLSCCETLEGINGYRYLGVFEDGGSNVLKNKPYEFDDIDKQIRRLLMTLKLHLQPANKERLYLDRKTFGRGLASISFKSELILMQFLKSLEKQSAVCLRRSGILRVIKTKKWHLATIAGFLTSKYAIADTESIDINSLKDIQKKYLLNKIKSNSLHSVMFKCLDESNVDLSTSSEWLAKGNNGPRSEALYCLLQDRNLFFANTRPLCNHCKKSKQTVDHLATQCGKMLNSDYLRRHDEVVKCVHLHICRMYGIKKNRKLKTHSVQSILSTQNVEIRVDTSIITENKVNFNKPDIFVYDKIKKEITLIEVGITSQDRLKQVEVEKLHKYDFLANELSLLYECQVKIILVVLTWDGVVTRCFKNYMDKLYIEKSTMTYIQSVVLKRTLESMIIEHKHGMKITGEEYASATDQLVEMACRQDTPFKDKRRTTTDAEIENEEEQAADSSPKRRRETTNQD, encoded by the exons ATGCCCGAGAGTTGGTTTTACACAGGATTAACTTACTTGATTCCAAAAAAGGATGATTGTGAGAATCCAAAGGATTTACGTCCTATAACGTGTATGCCAACTTTGTACAAGCTTGTAACGAAGTGTGTGAATGTTAAACTCTCTGattttgtggatggatttgggcTGATTTCAGACAATCAACTTGGAACCAGAAAGCAATGTCAGGGTGCGAAAGAGCAGGCACTTATTAATCAATGCCTGAACAAGGAATATGGAAACAGTCTGTACTCTGCTTGGGTGGATgtaaagaaagcctttgactcggTTGATCACCAATTTTTATTCCACATATTGGACAGCTCTGGAATTCCACTCTGGATTATTAACTTTGTGAAAAGTATAGTCAAGAAGTGGAAAGTAAATCTACATCTTGATGGAAGGAAAATTGGTTCAGTAAAGCTAACCCGAGGAATTTTACAAGGAGATTCATTATCCCCATTGCTATTTGTTATGGTAATGGATCCCCTAAGCAGGATCCTGAACTCTAAATTCCCCAAATTGCAAATTAATCAGGAGGATCTAAATATGTTGACATATTCTACCAATCACCTATTTTTTATTGACGATCTAAAGATATTTGCTCTTAAAGAGGACAGTGTTATTAAAATGATGGAAGCTGTTAAAGAATTTTTTGACATCGTTGGCCTGGAGATGAACTCTGAAAAATCGGCCTCTAATGTCAAATCTTTATCATGCTGTGAGACTTTGGAAGGAATCAATGGATATCGCTATTTGGGCGTATTTGAAGATGGAGgaagtaatgtcctcaagaataaa CCATATGAATTTGATGACATTGATAAACAAATACGTCGACTGCTCATGACACTCAAGTTACATCTCCAGCCTGCAAATAAAGAAAGGCTGTATTTAGACCGCAAAACTTTTGGAAGAGGACTTGCCTCTATCTCGTTCAAGAGCGAATTAATACTCATGCAATTCCTTAAAAGCTTGGAAAAACAGTCGGCTGTGTGTTTGCGAAGGTCGGGGATTCTGCGagttattaaaacaaagaaatggcATTTGGCTACAATCGCAGGATTTCTTACCTCTAAATACGCTATTGCTGACACAGAAAGCATAGATATTAATTCTCTCAAAGacattcagaaaaaatatttgctAAACAAAATAAAGTCCAACTCACTACACTCTGTTATGTTCAAATGCCTGGATGAATCAAATGTCGATCTTTCTACTTCCTCAGAATGGTTAGCCAAAGGAAATAATGGCCCCCGAAGTGAAGCATTATACTGCCTTCTGCAAGATAGAAATTTGTTTTTTGCAAACACGAGGCCGTTATGCAATCATtgtaaaaaaagtaaacaaactgTTGATCATCTGGCCACTCAGTGTGGTAAAATGCTCAATAGCGATTATCTCCGAAGACATGACGAGGTGGTTAAATGTGTCCATCTTCATATTTGTCGAATGTATGGAATCAAAAAGAACAGGAAATTAAAGACTCATTCAGTTCAGTCGATATTGTCAACTCAAAATGTAGAAATTAGAGTTGACACGTCaattataacagaaaataaagtcAACTTCAATAAACCGGATATCTTTGTTTATGACAAGATTAAAAAGGAAATAACCTTAATCGAGGTGGGCATAACATCTCAGGACCGCTTAAAACAAGTGGAAGTTGAGAAACTTCACAAATATGATTTCCTTGCAAATGAACTATCACTACTCTACGAATGCCAAGTTAAAATTATTCTCGTGGTTCTGACCTGGGATGGTGTTGTCACAAGatgcttcaaaaattatatgGATAAACTATATATTGAAAAATCTACAATGACATACATCCAATCGGTTGTGCTCAAAAGGACGCTAGAGAGCATGATAATTGAACACAAGCATGGAATGAAGATAACTGGCGAGGAATATGCCTCTGCGACCGATCAACTAGTAGAAATGGCATGCCGCCAGGACACTCCATTCAAAGATAAAAGACGCACAACAACTGACGCAGAGATAGAGAATGAAGAGGAACAAGCAGCAGACTCTTCTCCTAAAAGGAGAAGAGAGACTACCAATCAGGATTGA
- the LOC115231605 gene encoding uncharacterized protein LOC115231605: MLNSSYLRRHNEVVKCLHLHLCCQYGIRKTKKLKIHSVQSVVANEVVEIRLDTTIPTDTAVSNNKPDIFVHDKIKNTITLIEVGITSQNCLKQVEVEKFHKYDFLANELGVIHRAKVKIIPVVLTWDGIVSRFFKSHLDSIAVEDRVKAYIQTLVLRKTLESM; this comes from the coding sequence ATGCTGAACAGCTCTTACCTAAGACGGCATAATGAAGTTGTCAAATGTCTACATTTGCATTTATGCTGCCAATACGGGATAAGAAAAACGAAGAAATTAAAAATTCACTCAGTTCAATCTGTTGTCGCCAATGAAGTTGTGGAAATTCGACTGGACACAACTATTCCTACGGATACGGCTGTTTCaaacaataaaccagatatttttgTCCATGACAAGATAAAGAATACAATTACACTCATTGAAGTTGGGATTACTTCACAAAATTGCCTAAAGCAAGTTGAAGTGGAAAAGTTCCACAAATATGATTTTTTGGCAAATGAATTAGGGGTGATTCATCGGGCTAAAGTGAAGATAATTCCTGTTGTACTTACATGGGATGGAATTGTCTCAAGATTCTTCAAAAGTCATCTGGATTCTATCGCAGTGGAAGACAGAGTGAAGGCATATATCCAAACACTCGTTTTAAGAAAAACATTGGAGAGTATGTAG
- the LOC115231606 gene encoding prelamin-A/C-like: MYEEELKDVRSLLDKISNEKAEVEIERGRLMSEAEDLREASECDVSRLRKLNGSLSTQLGHKTAQIETLSLALEEACEDMNKLKRDLENGEKQLNVARSQLERETLGRIEAENSLQTMRETAVFDRSVRSGEGIYEDMRDQLDDDMCLVMSRMEGIHQTKALRKELDVRKQQVSSLTDQMTTLTARLKERNQEIEKYIRQISQLEKTLLDKQVEMDEASLAHTTHIGRTEQLLSHLTATLDNTLDEHHDLFAAKVRLDTEIGAYRTLMEKEETRLELDGPRKRRRDSLCSLSTGDVRIVHQSDDTVKLHNTADTVITFLILDCRCVSLAAYSDCTLTTSVLSLSPSDYTPSPRIL; this comes from the exons ATGTACGAAGAGGAGTTGAAGGATGTCCGCAGTCTATTGGACAAAATATCCAACGAGAAAGCGGAGGTGGAAATAGAGAGGGGCCGACTAATGTCCGAGGCAGAAGACCTACGAGAA GCGAGTGAGTGTGATGTGTCCAGACTAAGGAAGCTAAATGGAAGTCTGAGTACTCAATTAGGCCACAAGACTGCCCAAATAGAGACCCTCTCATTAGCCCTGGAAGAGGCATGTGAAGATATGAACAAATTAAAACGTGACTTGGAGAATGGAGAGAAGCAATTGAATGTAGCACGTAGTCAGTTGGAGAGGGAGACATTGGGGAGAATAGAGGCAGAGAACTCTCTCCAAACAATGAGAGAGACAGCCGTGTTTGACAGATCAGTGAGGAGTGGGGAAGGAATATACGAGGATATGCGAGATCAGTTGGATGATGATATGTGTCTTGTTATGAGTAGAATGGAAGGAATACACCAAACTAAG GCACTCAGAAAGGAATTGGATGTTCGGAAACAACAAGTGAGTTCATTGACTGACCAAATGACCACTCTCACTGCACGTTTAAAGGAAAGGAAtcaagaaattgagaaatatattCGACAGATTAGTCAATTAGAGAAAACATTGCTCGACAAGCAGGTGGAGATGGATGAGGCCAGTCTTGCACATACCACACATATTGGGAGGACTGAACAACTCCTTTCTCACCTTACTGCCACTCTGGATAATACTCTCGATGAACATCACGACTTGTTTGCAGCCAAAGTCCGGCTGGATACGGAAATCGGGGCTTACCGTACTCTCATGGAGAAGGAGGAGACGAGACTTGAGTTGGATGGGCCACGGAAGAGGAGACGAGATTCCCTCTGCTCTCTTTCTACGGGGGATGTCCGTATTGTACATCAGTCTGATGATACTGTCAAACTCCACAACACTGCCGACACTGTAATCACATTTCTCATTCTAGACTGTCGATGTGTCAGCCTGGCTGCTTACTCAGACTGTACTCTCACAACAAGTGtcctttctctttccccctcaGACTACACTCCCTCCCCAaggatattgtaa
- the LOC115231607 gene encoding POU domain, class 3, transcription factor 3-like produces MDFNDYPNNNLVMYQPDYYMWEPYNEMWGSYVYSDEDLFRSYFVKDKEEQPKEAVSSEELVEFAKKFKQIRMRNGHTQADVGNALGNLYGSYLSQTTVCRFESLQLSTKNMCKLKPLLEKWVDEITRDTMDNCIPEKHTHSQKRKKRTPIDNSLKYALEKYFFQNPKPVSNTLRRIASSLNLDKDVVRVWFCNRRQKAKRDKLDHLEEIPTNHNLFFNTNEGDMFFLGDPPNYFSTKQ; encoded by the coding sequence ATGGACTTTAACGACTATCCGAATAACAACTTGGTGATGTATCAGCCAGACTACTACATGTGGGAACCCTATAACGAAATGTGGGGTTCCTACGTCTATTCAGACGAGGATCTGTTCAGGTCGTATTTCGTCAAAGACAAGGAAGAACAACCCAAGGAGGCTGTCAGTTCGGAAGAACTGGTCGAATTTGCCAAAAAGTTTAAGCAAATTCGAATGCGGAATGGACACACACAAGCAGACGTGGGGAACGCATTGGGGAATCTTTATGGGAGTTATTTGTCTCAGACGACTGTGTGTCGTTTTGAGTCACTCCAACTGTCCACCAAGAACATGTGCAAGTTGAAGCCCCTCttggagaaatgggtggatgaAATAACCAGAGACACAATGGACAACTGCATTcctgaaaaacacacacattcacagaaacGCAAAAAGAGAACACCCATTGACAATTCTCTCAAATATGCCCTCGAAAAGTATTTCTTCCAAAATCCTAAACCTGTGTCCAACACTCTCCGTAGAATTGCCAGCAGTCTCAATCTCGACAAGGATGTTGTCCGTGTGTGGTTTTGTAATCGACGACAAAAAGCAAAAAGGGACAAACTTGACCACTTAGAGGAGATACCCACTAATCACAATCTTTTTTTCAACACCAACGAAGGGGATATGTTCTTTCTGGGGGATCCACCAAATTATTTTAGTACTAAACaatga
- the LOC115231608 gene encoding LOW QUALITY PROTEIN: inositol-3-phosphate synthase-like (The sequence of the model RefSeq protein was modified relative to this genomic sequence to represent the inferred CDS: deleted 4 bases in 2 codons; substituted 1 base at 1 genomic stop codon), translated as MDQRLRCVQRYAYDRSVVRAEQDSFVVKREEEEYVFVTDTRVPRLGLMMAGWGGNNGSTLTAAILANKHKLSFRTKDGQVDAELRGSFTQSGTCYVGQLENEEWYVGVKNMLPMVEPGDLVLGGIESGGVGWDISKANLGEAAERAKVLDWDLQEQLRPMMSKMEPLKAAFVPDFVAGNQSSRADNVLEGKKEQLVEQLRQDIRDFKRMNQLEKVVVMWTANTERFCEVKEGLNATWEELEASIRANETEISSSTLYGVASVLEGVVPHFYFSTFVNCSPQNTFVPGLIQLAESRGVSIAGDDLKTGQTRLKSVLADFLVSCGLHLKSVVSYNHLGNNDGYNLNAPQQFRSKEISKSNVIDDMVHSNDILYSTPADKPDHLVMSSSYSXVVIKYAPFVGDSKRAMDEYISRLMLGGLNTIAVYNTCEDSLLAAPIMLDIVLCAELLSRIHIGQRPFNSIASALSFFFKAPLVPQNSPLVNALFPQRACLLNLFRACHGLSPINHMHLEYKLLK; from the exons ATGGATCAGAGACTGCGCTGTGTCCAGAG ATATGCATACGACCGGTCAGTAGTGAGGGCAGAACAAGACTCGTTCGTGGTGAAGCGAGAAGAGGAGGAATATGTGTTCGTGACAGACACCAGAGTTCCCCGTCTGGGACTGATGATGGCAGGATGGGGAGGCAACAATGGGTCAACCCTGACAGCGGCAATCCTGGCGAACAAACACAAACTGAGTTTCCGGACGAAGGATGGACAAGTGGATGCGGAGTTGAGGGGGTCGTTCACTCAGTCGGGGACATGCTACGTGGGCCAACTGGAGAACGAGGAATGGTATGTGGGGGTAAAAAACATGTTGCCGATGGTGGAGCCGGGAGACTTGGTGTTGGGAGGTATTGAGAGTGGGGGAGTG GGATGGGATATTTCGAAGGCAAACCTGGGAGAGGCGGCGGAGAGAGCAAAAGTGTTGGACTGGGATCTGCAGGAACAGCTAAGACCGATGATGAGTAAAATGGAACCCCTGAAGGCAGCATTTGTGCCTGACTTTGTGGCGGGGAATCAATCATCGAGGGCAGACAATGTGCTTGAGGGAAAGAAAGAGCAATTGGTGGAACAACTAAGACAGGACATTCGCGATTTCAAGCGTATGAATCAACTGGAGAAGGTTGTGGTTATGTGGACAGCAAACACGGAACGATTCTGTGAGGTGAAAGAAGGACTCAACGCGACATGGGAAGAGTTGGAGGCCTCCATCCGAGCCAATGAAACCGAAATCTCGTCCTCCACATTGTACGGAGTGGCCAGTGTGCTCGAGGGGGTTGTCCCTCACTTTTACTTTAGT ACATTTGTCAACTGTTCTCCACAAAACACGTTCGTTCCCGGCCTCATTCAGTTGGCTGAGAGTCGTGGAGTGTCCATTGCCGGAGATGATCTTAAGACCGGACAGACTCGACTAAAATCAGTCCTCGCAGACTTTCTCGTGTCCTGTGGACTTCATCTCAAATCAGTCGTAAGCTACAACCATTTGGGCAACAACGACGGATATAACTTGAACGCCCCTCAGCAATTCCGTTCCAAGGAGATATCCAAAAGTAACGTGATCGACGACATGGTTCACTCCAATGACATTCTCTACTCCACTCCAGCCGACAAACCTGACCATCTAGTAATGTCCTCTTCATATTCTTAGGTTGTCATCAAATACGCTCCTTTTGTCGGCGACTCTAAACGGGCCATGGACGAGTACATCAGTCGTCTCATGTTGGGAGGCCTCAACACCATCGCCGTGTACAACACGTGTGAGGACTCACTCTTGGCCGCACCAATCATGCTCGACATTGTTCTCTGTGCTGAACTTCTTTCACGCATTCACATCGGTCAACGTCCCTTCAACTCCATTGCCTCCGCACTCAGTTTCTTCTTCAAGGCTCCTCTCGTCCCACAAAACAGTCCACTTGTCAACGCACTTTTCCCTCAAAGGGCCTGCCTTCTCAACCTATTCCGCGCTTGTCATGGACTTTCGCCCATCAACCATATGCATCTCGAATACAAACTACTTAAGTAA